The nucleotide sequence AGTACCTTTCTCCAGCTTAATCAAGGATATGTTAAAAAAGGTAGAGAAAGATTCGGAGTTTTCGAAGCTAGAACTTTCTCGTGATCTATATAGCTTTATCATTATGCTCAAGCAATATGGAAAATTAAAAATACAGCGTTCTTTATCGCAATCCTTCGATAAAATCAAACCTGTCGTGGACTGGATAGAAGGTCATTACTCAGAGAACATTGGATTAGCAGATATGGCGGATGTTATGAATATGAGCTCCCAGCATCTAACAACCATCTTCCGTGGAACATTTGGAATGAGCCCTTATTCCTTTCTCATCCAGCTCCGTATTAGAGAAGCGAAGAAGAAGCTTGTATCCGATCATTCCGTTTCCTTGAAAGAAATTGCCGATCAAGTTGGCTTTAATGATGTAAGTCACTTCGTAGCTACTTTTCGAAAAATCGAAGGAATTACACCAAAAAAATATAGGAATCTGTTCAACAAAAAGCTCCAGTAAACACATCGGTTTATTGGAGCTTCATTTTTACTGTTCTAGGAGCCTTTTCATTTGAATAATCTTTGTACTCAGTATGTCATTGCATTTGGGGACATGTCTTTTTAAGAATGGGATAATATCATCCACATATTCTTCGACGTTCTTCTTATTTTCTTCGCTTTCTAATAAGTTCAGTACGAATCTTGCAAGCACATGTGATTCTAAGGCAGCGTTAGTCGTGTTCAGTGTTGGCCTGGAAATAGATACGATTTCTTCCGTAACGATCTCCTCCGATAACGGCAAGAGCTCATTCTGAATAGACTGTTCAACATTTTCTTTTGAGTGTACTCTTATCACGCATTCAGCGTAAGTAATAACTTCAATCACTTGAACCGCCTCCGAAACAATCTAGTAGTCTTATTATATCATATGTGGCCGATAGAAAGGTGCTAGTCACCACCCGAAAAATCTTGTTTCACAGGAAGGAAACTATCTTCTAAATATATAAAATATCAAACCTTTTTGAAGTATAATATCTGGAAGCATAGTCAATTTAATATAGGGAAATAGATACAAAAAAGAGCAATCCCTGTTAGTAGAATTGCTCCCTTATTTCATTCCGTTATGATGGTCTTGTCTTTTTTATTTCCTAGTATAAAGATCACCCACCAGTAGATCAGGTACAAGTAACCAAAAATGGACGGCCAAGCGTTATTAGGATTGCCCTTTCCCTGTATTGCGTCTAGTATATCGTTTGGATTAATGGTTCCGCACACAAGAATTAGAATGCAAATTCCAAGAGAGACAAAAGACTGCTTTATATTTATCTTCATAAAGAGACTCACTATATTTGTAATGATGGTTGCAAAAGGTAAAAACCAACTTATTAGAATTAGCGCAGCATAAAAAATCCAACGAAGAATCGGAATGAATATGATATGTAGAACCACAATAACTATCAAAAGGACATATAAAGACATATCCTTTCTCTTGTGCATTTCTATTTCTTCTAATTCTTCCTTTTTTCGATTCTCTTGATCATTACATTCTATCATTTTACCTCTCCTCTAAGAAAACGGTAAAGATACACAATCACTCGTTTTGCAAGACCAGGATTAAATAGTAACCAATAGAAGAGATAAACATAGCCAATAAATGATAACCAAATCCATATCGACCTTTCCTTTAGTTGATGTAAGAAAAATTCCGCTTCGGATGGGCCAAATCCGTGTCTGTTCACGTTATTTAACACCTTAATGAAAACAACAACAACTATTGCTGCAATAGATAGCTTCCAGTTTAGTTTTAGAATAAGGCTACCTATAGCTAGAGGTAGTATGATGAACGGCAAATAGGTAAGAACCCAAATAATCACGAAAAGAGAGAAAATATAGGGTAGAAAAAGAAATCCATATCTATTTAAAAACTCAATTTCCACAAAAATGATAAAAAGTACATATAGTATCACTAATGCAAATAGAAACCTAAACTTTTCTTCCCTCTTTTTCCATTCTGATTCTCGCTCTATTTTTCGATTGGTATTTTCCATATTTAAAGTCTCCTTAATAAGGATGTAAAGAACGATGTATTTGATATGTCTAAGTTTCTTTATTTTACCATTTATTTTCTAGTTCTTTGTGATAAATTTTAACCATGAAAAAAGTAGTTCAATTTAGGTTGGATAGTTGTTCCAAAATTGAACTACTTTCTTTAATTGTTTCTATTGCGAGTCACCCACTGCTCTTACGCCTTTTCCTTTATATAAAGAAACTAATCCCTAATGTAATACCAAACCCTACAAAGGCAATGATTGTCTCCATCACAGTCCAAGACTTTAGTGTATCTTTTTCAGACATTCCGAAGAATCGGTTTACCATCCAGAAACCAGAGTCATTCACATGGGATGCAATGGTTGCGCCAGATGCAATCGTGAT is from Radiobacillus kanasensis and encodes:
- a CDS encoding AraC family transcriptional regulator; this encodes MNQIKIRHTFSSIEKSLPLFIESIGFNPQEEDFARPEGYPYYHWLQTIKGTGTFSLSGEKYVLTPGKGIFLTPFTPHSYHTTGSKWSTLYVTFGGSSVDSILNSLELNFSALYAESEEVPFSSLIKDMLKKVEKDSEFSKLELSRDLYSFIIMLKQYGKLKIQRSLSQSFDKIKPVVDWIEGHYSENIGLADMADVMNMSSQHLTTIFRGTFGMSPYSFLIQLRIREAKKKLVSDHSVSLKEIADQVGFNDVSHFVATFRKIEGITPKKYRNLFNKKLQ